One Diabrotica virgifera virgifera chromosome 3, PGI_DIABVI_V3a genomic window carries:
- the LOC114335522 gene encoding uncharacterized protein LOC114335522 — MIADYIHIKKSKEVIAIILIAIWFLSADNTHNELNSNLEEIWKFKFSKEIQKNKIEHILKYILSFIVMIRTLTSRIFLVLYVIILWPAVFETQSFLIIPWLIIGSVRILLSTFLSLSTGTYCCLLQKGLHLLCLNFVISQFSEHGPSIYAWFAILKYYRHITREKLRRRMEILLAEKDFQSNIPTTDTMSSFKSSQTNTRSLDTLSTVIVKSKDTKKVIGSIRERVKTALNLTDEEINKITERTN; from the coding sequence ATGATAGCTGATTACATTCACATCAAAAAATCTAAGGAAGTTATTGCAATAATACTAATTGCTATTTGGTTTCTTAGTGCTGACAACACCCATAATGAATTAAATTCCAACTTAGAAGAAATATGGAAGTTCAAATTCAGCAAAGAAATACAAAAGAACAAAATCGAACACatcttaaaatatattttatcctTTATTGTGATGATTAGAACACTCACGTCAAGAATATTTTTAGTTTTGTATGTTATTATACTGTGGCCAGCCGTTTTTGAAACccaatcatttttaataatcccTTGGTTGATTATCGGATCCGTTAGGATTCTGTTATCAACATTCTTATCACTAAGTACAGGTACCTATTGCTGTCTTCTTCAAAAAGGACTACATTTGCTgtgtttaaattttgtaatttcacAGTTCTCGGAACATGGACCATCCATTTATGCTTGGTTTGCAATTTTGAAGTATTACCGGCACATCACAAGAGAAAAATTGCGAAGAAGAATGGAGATATTACTTGCTGAGAAAGATTTTCAGAGTAACATACCTACGACCGATACAATGAGTAGTTTTAAATCGTCGCAAACTAACACCAGATCTTTGGATACGTTATCTACAGTAATAGTTAAatccaaagatacaaaaaaagttatcGGTAGCATAAGAGAAAGAGTAAAAACAGCTTTGAATCTTACTGatgaagaaattaataaaataaccgaAAGAACGAATTAA